The following DNA comes from Rhodopseudomonas boonkerdii.
AACAGGATCAGCACCGAGGTCAGCCGGGCGTCCCATTCCCAATAGGTGCCCCACATCGGCCGGCCCCACAGCGAACCCGTCACCAGTGCGAGAAACGTAAAGGCCGCGCCGATCGGCGCCGCCGCCTTGGCGGCGACATCGGCGAGCGGGTGGCGCCACACCAGCGTGCCCAGCGAGGCCACGCTCATCACGCCCCAGACAAACATCGCCAGCCAGGCATTCGGCACATGGATGAACATGATCTTGACCGTCGCGCCCTGCTGGTAGTCGTCCGGCGCCAGCACGGCCTGATAGAGGCCAATCACGAGCAGCGCGCCGGTGAGCATCGCAAGCCATGGCAGAATGCGGGTCGTGAGGGACAGGAACCGGGTCGGGTTGGCAAGTTCGGTCAGCGTCATGGCATTTCCACTAGTCGCGGCCGCGCCCGCGATCAATGCAACTTATTCTCATTCACCGCGGGTTGCCATGGATCGGCCTCGCTCAATCCATCCCATGCCGCAGGCTTGCCGCCGCGGCGAATGGTCCGATCACGAGACTCGCCAGCGAGATTGCGCACAGGATCGAGAACGGCGTTCCGAACGCCATCGTGCCCTGTTCGGCGATGGCCACATTCGATGCGGCAACGCCGAAGATCAACACCGGGATCGACAACGGCAGCACCAGTACGGCGAGCAGCAGGCCGCCCCGCTGCAGCGTCACCGCCAGCGCGGCGCCGATCATGCCGGTGAAGGTCAGCGCAGGGGTGCCGACCAGCAGCGTCAGCGCCACGGATAGCGTCGCAGTGGCGTCGAGATTGAGGAGCAGGCCGAGCACCGGCGTGGCGACGACAAGCGGGACGCCGGCGGCCAGCCAATGCGCAAGCGCCTTGGCGGCGCAGGTGAATTCCAGTGGCGTACGGCTCATCAGAATGAGATCGAGCGAACCGTCGTCGTGATCGGCCATGAACAGGCGATCCAGGGTGAGGAGGCTCGCCAGCAGCGCGCCGAGCCAGAGGATTGCAGGACCGAGCCGCATCAAAAGATTGAGATCAGGACCGATCGCGAAAGGCATCAGCACGACGACGGTGAGGAAGAACAGCACCCCGATCAGCGCGCCGCCACCGACGCGCAGCGCGATGCGGATGTCGCGGCGGGCGATGGCGAGCAGCGCGGTCATGAGAGGCGCTCCCGATGCCAGACGCTCGGTAGCTTCCTTCCCCCCCGCGGGGGGGCACAACTGGCCGAGCACGATTGCATCTTTGCTGCGATGGGACTCACGCCTCACCCCCGACACGCAATTCCCGCGCCGCGATCCCGAGCGGCGTATGGGTCGCCGCCACGATCAGGCCGCCGCCGGCCAGATGCGCCGTCATCAACCCTGCAAACACCTTCTGGCTGCCTGCATCCAGCGCCGAGGTCGGCTCGTCCAGCAACCAGATCGGGCGCTTGACCGTCAGCAGCCGGGCGATCGAAAGCCGACGCCGCTGGCCCGCGGACAGGACGCCCGCCGGCAGCTGAGCGGCGTGGCCGAGCCCCACCGCCTCCAGCGCAGCAGACGGCTCCGAGGCCGCGCCGCCCAGGAATTCGGCCCAGAAACCAAGGTTTTCCGCCACCGTCAGCGCCGGCTTCAGGGCGTCGCGATGACCGAGGTAGTGGGCCTGCTCGGCGACGCTCAGCTCGACGTCGCCGCCCGCCAGCGCAATCGTTCCGCCAGACGGCATAAGCAGCCCCGCAATCAGCCGCAGCAGGGACGTCTTGCCGGCGCCGTTGGGACCCACCACCGCCACCGCCTCGCCCGCCAATGCCTCGAAATCGAGGCCTGCAAACACCTCGCGGCCTGCGCGCACGCACCGCAATCCCTGGCCCGCCAGCCGCATCGTCACCCTTCCATAGCCCACTGATTTGGTTCAGAAGTCCCGCGGCGTTGTTGCACCATTTCGCAGGGCTGCAAACGATTGTCGCTGTGGCGGTGCCTCTAGAAAGATTCTATAAGCCCGGCATTGATGCAGCACACAATCGGCGCCCGCAAGCGAACGGCCACGCCGCCGATGGTGTTTCGGCACCCCGCCCGGGGTGTCTGTCAACTGGATTGGGACCCCTTCACATGACCTCGCTCGACAGTTTCAAGTGCCGCAAGACCCTCAAGGTCGGCACCAAAACATACGTCTATTACAGCCTGCCCCAGGCCGAAAAGAACGGCCTCACCGGCATCTCGAAACTGCCCTATTCGATGAAGGTCCTGCTCGAGAATCTGCTGCGCAACGAAGACGACCGCACCGTCAAGAAGGCGGACATCATCGCCTTCTCCAAATGGGCCAGGAAGCGCAAGCTCGAACACGAAATCTCGTTCCGCCCCGCCCGCGTGCTGATGCAGGACTTCACCGGCGTTCCGGCCGTGGTCGATCTGGCCGCGATGCGCAACGCAATGCAGGCACTGAAGGGCGACCCGAAGAAGATCAACCCGCTGGTCCCGGTCGATCTGGTCATCGACCACTCGGTGATCGTCAACTTCTTCGGTGACAACAAGGCGTTCGGCAAGAACGTCGCCGAAGAATACAAGCAGAACAAGGAACGCTACGAGTTCCTGAAGTGGGGCCAGAGCGCCTTCTCGAACTTCTCCGTGGTGCCGCCCGGCACCGGCATCTGCCACCAGGTCAATCTCGAATATCTCGCCCAGACCGTCTGGACCAAGAAGCAGAAGATGAAGGTCGGCCGCACCACCGGCACCTTCGAAGTCGCTTATCCGGACACGCTGGTCGGCACCGATTCGCACACCACGATGGTCAACGGCGTCGCCGTCCTCGGCTGGGGCGTCGGCGGCATCGAGGCGGAAGCTGCGATGCTCGGCCAGCCGCAATCGATGCTGCTGCCTGACGTGGTCGGCTTCAAGCTCTCGGGCCAGCTCAAGGAAGGCGTCACCGCCACCGACCTCGTGCTCACCGTCACCCAGATGCTGCGCAAGCTCGGCGTGGTCGGCAAGTTCGTTGAATTCTACGGCCCCGGCCTCGACTATCTCTCTGTCGCCGACAAGGCGACCATCGCCAACATGGCCCCGGAATATGGCGCGACCTGCGGCTTCTTCCCGGTCGACAGCGAAACCGTCGACTTCCTCAAGACCACCGGCCGCAAGGCTGCGCGCGTCGCGCTCGTCGAAGCCTATGCCAAGGCGCAGGGCCTGTATCGCACCGCCAAGTCGCCGGATCCGGTGTTCACCGAAACGCTGAAGCTCGATCTCGGTGACGTGGTGCCGTCGATGGCCGGTCCGAAGCGTCCGGAAGGCCGCGTCGCGCTGCCTGCCATTGCGGAAGGCTTCGCAACCGCGCTGGCCGGCGAATACAAGAAGAGCAACGCCACCGAACGCTTCAAGGTCGAAGGCAAGAACTTCGATCTCGGCCATGGCGATGTCGTCATTGCCGCCATCACCTCCTGCACCAACACCTCGAATCCGAGCGTGTTGGTGGCCGCCGGCCTGCTCGCCCGCAATGCCGTCGCCAAGGGCCTGAAGGCCAAACCGTGGGTGAAGACCTCGCTGGCGCCGGGCTCGCAAGTCGTCGCCGAATATCTCGCCAATTCGGGCCTGCAGCTCGATCTCGACAAGGTCGGCTTCAACCTGGTCGGCTTCGGCTGCACCACCTGTATCGGCAATTCCGGCCCGCTTCCGGAAGAGATCTCGAAGTCGATCAACGAGAACGGCATCGTCGCCGCCGCCGTGCTCTCGGGCAACCGTAACTTTGAAGGCCGCGTCTCGCCCGACGTGCAGGCGAACTATCTCGCCTCGCCGCCGCTGGTCGTCGCCCATGCCCTCGCCGGCACCGTGACCAAGAACCTCGCGGTAGAGCCGATCGGCGAAGGCAAGGATGGCAAGCCGGTCTATCTGAAGGACATCTGGCCGACCGCGCAGGAAGTGAATGCCTTCATCAAGAAGTACGTCACCTCGACGATCTTCAAGAAGAAGTACGCCAACGTGTTCGACGGCGACAAGAACTGGCAGAAGATCAAGACGGTGGAGAGCGAGACCTACAAGTGGAACATGAGCTCCACTTACGTGCAGAACCCGCCCTACTTCGAAGGCATGAAGAAGGAGCCCGCGCCAACCACCGATATCGTCGGCGCACGCATCCTGGCTCTGTTCGGCGACAAGATCACCACCGACCACATCTCGCCGGCCGGTTCGATCAAGCTCACCTCGCCCGCCGGCAAGTATCTGTCGGAGCATCAGGTGCGTCCCGCCGACTTCAACCAGTACGGCACGCGCCGCGGCAACCATGAAGTGATGATGCGCGGCACCTTCGCCAATATCCGCATCAAGAACTTCATGATGCAGGGCGCCGACGGCAACGTGCCGGAAGGCGGCATGACCAAGCACTGGCCCGACGGCGAAGCGATGTCGATCTACGATGCCGCGATGAAGTATCAGGCCGAGCAGGTGCCGCTGGTGATCTTCGGCGGCGCCGAGTACGGCAACGGCTCGTCGCGCGACTGGGCGGCCAAGGGAACGCGCCTGCTCGGCGTTCGCGCCGTGATCACGGAGAGCTTCGAGCGCATCCACCGCTCGAACCTTGTCGGCATGGGCGTGTTGCCGCTCACCTTCGAGAATGGCTCGTCCTGGAAGAAGCTCGGCCTTAAGGGCGACGAAAAGGTCACCATCCAGGGCCTCGTCGGCGATCTCAAGCCGCGCCAGCAGCTGATCGCCGAAATCACCTCGCCCGATGGCTCGGTGCACAAGGAGCCCCTGCTCTGTCGCATCGATACGCTCGACGAGCTGGAATACTATCGTAACGGCGGCATCCTGCACTATGTGCTGCGTCAGCTCGCCGCGTAACCCGCAGCGGCTGTGACGTCGTGCCTCACCTCGAAGTGAGTGGCTAGTGATTGGAAGGCGGCCTAAGAAGGGCCGCCTTCTGCATTTGGCATGATCCCGAAAAATGGATTCGGTTTCGGATCAGATCATGCTCCGGCGTGATCGGCGGCACGATTGTTTTGATATCCATCGAGCGACACCTGTCCGGTTCGCCTGTATCTGGTTTGTCCAACTTCGAACGCGACACGTCTTGATGAAATCTCTCCGTGACACACCTCGATGGACTGGCGCTCTCGGAGCCTGCATCGCCGTCATGTTCGGTCACAACGCGTTCGCCGCAGGCACACAGACGCAGCCGCGCGCCGTCGTCGAGCTGTTCACCTCGCAAGGGTGCTCATCCTGCCCGCCGGCGGACCGGATCATTGGCGATCTTGCCCGGGATCCCTCGGTGATCGCGCTGAGCATGCCGGTCGATTACTGGGACTATCTCGGCTGGAAGGACACGCTGGCCGATTCGCGCTTCAGCGCGCGCCAGAAGGCCTACTCTCAGATGCGCGGCGATCGCGACATCTATACGCCGCAGGCGGTCGTCAACGGCGCGACGCAGGTCATCGGCAGCGACGCGGCAAAAATCAAGGATGCCATCGGCGCCACCAAGCAGAGGACGTCGGTGATGACGGTGCCGGTGTCGATCTCCGTATCCGGCAAGCATGTGAACGTCACCGTCGCCGCGTCCACCGAAGCATCCAACTACAACCACGGCGAGGTATGGATCTGTTCGGTGTCGAGGTCGGTACCGATTACGGTCGGCCGCGGCGAGAATCGCGGACGCGAACTCACTTACTACAATGTGGTTCGCAACTGGCTGAAGGTGGGCGACTGGAACGGCAGCGCCGCCAGCTGGACGGTGCCGCTGGAGAATGTGTCGCGCGACGGCGTCGATGCGGCGGTCGTCTATGTGCAGGACGGCTCGCGCGACAGGCCGGGCCCCATGCGCGGCGCAGCGTTTACCTCGCTGCAATAAATCCCGCTGGCAAAAATCCCTCATTGTCGTTGAGCGCGGTCGCTCGACGTGCACAGCCGGACCGACCGGATGGCCCCCCAAAAAAGAAAAGGACCAACTTACGTTGGCCCAGTGGGGATTTATCTACTCTCTGCGCAGGGCCCGATCCCGTCGACCACGGGGGGCTGGGGGCTGAGGAATCCGAGACCGAAAGAACCGGACCCGACGCAGTGTCTCTTTGTAGAAAGTCACAAGGGCGTCCGATGGGCCAAAATTGGGCGGCAATAAGATTCGCCTAACGTTCCCGTGACGGGAGGTTTCTACTGCCCGCTTCACGGCCCGGCCCTTGCGGCGAATGACAGATGGCGCAATCATGTAGGTGATGTGACAGGAGGCGCCGATGCACATGATTCCGGGAGACAATGACCCCGTCGCGAATCGCACGACGACAGGCCCGGCGCCCGCGCCTGTCGTCAGCTTCAACCGCATCGAGCTCAGCCGAATCCTCAATCTCTACGGACGCATGGTCGCCGACGGCGAGTGGCGGGACTACGCGATCGATTTTCTGCGCGACCGCGCCGTGTTTTCGGTATTCCGCCGCTCCTCGGAAATGCCGATCTACCGGATCGAGAAGGATCCGAAACTGACACGCAAACAGGGCATGTACAGCGTGATCTCCGCCACCGGCATGATCCTCCGCCGCGGGCATGAACTTGACCGGGTGCTGCTGGTGATCGATCGCAAGCTGGCTGTGGTGTGATCTCTGGGGCCATCGCCGGCGCGTAGCGACCGCGGAAGTGTTAGGGCAGCGTCCCGCTGCCGTCGCCCAGTGCGCGTTGCATCGCTACGGTGTCGAGCCAGCGGCCGAATTTGAAGCCGACATCCGGGTGGGTGCCGATCATCTGGAAGCCGGCATTGCCGTGGACGGCGATCGAGCCGGCATTGGCGCTGTCGCCGATCACCGCGATCATCTGCCGAAAGCCTTTTGCCTCGCAAGCCTCGATCAGCGCCGCGAGCAGCTTGCCGCCGATGCCGCGGCGCTGCGCCGCCGGGGCGAGATAGATCGAATCCTCGACCGTGAAGCGGTAGGCGACACGCGGCCGGTAGGGACCGGCATAGGCGTAACCCAGCACCTGATCGCCATCGGTTCCCACGAAATAGGGAAAGCCGCCATTCGCCAGCGTCTCGAAGCGCCTTGTCATCTCGGCGAGATCCGGCGGATCGATCTCGAAGGTCGCGGTGCCGTGAAGAACCGCGTCTTCGTAGATGGCAGTGATGGCGGGAAGGTCAGCGGCAGTCGCCGCGCGGATGCTGATCTCGGTCATGGTGGAACCGTAAGTCTGCCCCGGACAAAAGAAAAGCCCCGGCTTTTGGCCGGGGCTTCGATCGTTTCCGCGACGCGCGGAACTTACTCTCTCTGTCCGAGCAACTGCAGCAGCAGCGTGAACAGGTTGATGAAGTTCAGGTACAGCGACAGCGCGCCGGTGATGGCCGCACGTTCTGCGATATCACCACCCTGCGAGGCGTAGCCGTAGATGTAATCGTTCTTCAGGCGCTGGGTGTCGTAGGCAGTGAGGCCTGCGAAGATCAGCACGCCGACCACCGAGACGACGAACTGCAGCATCGACGACGCCACGAAGATGTTCACGATGCTCGCGATGATGATGCCGAACAGGCCCATCAGCAGGAACGAGCCCATGCCCGTCATGTCACGCTTGGTGGTGTAGCCATAGAGGCTCAGCGCACCGAACGAGGCCGCCGTGATGAAGAACACACGCACGATCGAGGTGTGGGTGTACACCAGGAAGATCGACGACAGCGACACGCCCATCAGCGCCGCGAACACCCAGAACAGGAGCTGCGCGGTGGCCGGCTTCAACCGGTTGATGCCGAAGGAGATGGCGAACACCATCACCAGCGGGGCGGCGATGAAAACCCACTTCAGCGGGCTGGCGAACATGTAA
Coding sequences within:
- a CDS encoding heme ABC transporter permease codes for the protein MTLTELANPTRFLSLTTRILPWLAMLTGALLVIGLYQAVLAPDDYQQGATVKIMFIHVPNAWLAMFVWGVMSVASLGTLVWRHPLADVAAKAAAPIGAAFTFLALVTGSLWGRPMWGTYWEWDARLTSVLILFLMYLGLIALWRAVEDPSRAARAAAVLTLVGAINIPIIKFSVDWWNTLHQPASVIRMGGSTLDKSYLYPLLVMAVAFSLLFVTLHLAAMRNEIMRRRLRALQMLQASKPVAPP
- the ccmB gene encoding heme exporter protein CcmB, whose product is MTALLAIARRDIRIALRVGGGALIGVLFFLTVVVLMPFAIGPDLNLLMRLGPAILWLGALLASLLTLDRLFMADHDDGSLDLILMSRTPLEFTCAAKALAHWLAAGVPLVVATPVLGLLLNLDATATLSVALTLLVGTPALTFTGMIGAALAVTLQRGGLLLAVLVLPLSIPVLIFGVAASNVAIAEQGTMAFGTPFSILCAISLASLVIGPFAAAASLRHGMD
- the ccmA gene encoding heme ABC exporter ATP-binding protein CcmA, which encodes MRLAGQGLRCVRAGREVFAGLDFEALAGEAVAVVGPNGAGKTSLLRLIAGLLMPSGGTIALAGGDVELSVAEQAHYLGHRDALKPALTVAENLGFWAEFLGGAASEPSAALEAVGLGHAAQLPAGVLSAGQRRRLSIARLLTVKRPIWLLDEPTSALDAGSQKVFAGLMTAHLAGGGLIVAATHTPLGIAARELRVGGEA
- the acnA gene encoding aconitate hydratase AcnA, which produces MTSLDSFKCRKTLKVGTKTYVYYSLPQAEKNGLTGISKLPYSMKVLLENLLRNEDDRTVKKADIIAFSKWARKRKLEHEISFRPARVLMQDFTGVPAVVDLAAMRNAMQALKGDPKKINPLVPVDLVIDHSVIVNFFGDNKAFGKNVAEEYKQNKERYEFLKWGQSAFSNFSVVPPGTGICHQVNLEYLAQTVWTKKQKMKVGRTTGTFEVAYPDTLVGTDSHTTMVNGVAVLGWGVGGIEAEAAMLGQPQSMLLPDVVGFKLSGQLKEGVTATDLVLTVTQMLRKLGVVGKFVEFYGPGLDYLSVADKATIANMAPEYGATCGFFPVDSETVDFLKTTGRKAARVALVEAYAKAQGLYRTAKSPDPVFTETLKLDLGDVVPSMAGPKRPEGRVALPAIAEGFATALAGEYKKSNATERFKVEGKNFDLGHGDVVIAAITSCTNTSNPSVLVAAGLLARNAVAKGLKAKPWVKTSLAPGSQVVAEYLANSGLQLDLDKVGFNLVGFGCTTCIGNSGPLPEEISKSINENGIVAAAVLSGNRNFEGRVSPDVQANYLASPPLVVAHALAGTVTKNLAVEPIGEGKDGKPVYLKDIWPTAQEVNAFIKKYVTSTIFKKKYANVFDGDKNWQKIKTVESETYKWNMSSTYVQNPPYFEGMKKEPAPTTDIVGARILALFGDKITTDHISPAGSIKLTSPAGKYLSEHQVRPADFNQYGTRRGNHEVMMRGTFANIRIKNFMMQGADGNVPEGGMTKHWPDGEAMSIYDAAMKYQAEQVPLVIFGGAEYGNGSSRDWAAKGTRLLGVRAVITESFERIHRSNLVGMGVLPLTFENGSSWKKLGLKGDEKVTIQGLVGDLKPRQQLIAEITSPDGSVHKEPLLCRIDTLDELEYYRNGGILHYVLRQLAA
- a CDS encoding DUF1223 domain-containing protein gives rise to the protein MKSLRDTPRWTGALGACIAVMFGHNAFAAGTQTQPRAVVELFTSQGCSSCPPADRIIGDLARDPSVIALSMPVDYWDYLGWKDTLADSRFSARQKAYSQMRGDRDIYTPQAVVNGATQVIGSDAAKIKDAIGATKQRTSVMTVPVSISVSGKHVNVTVAASTEASNYNHGEVWICSVSRSVPITVGRGENRGRELTYYNVVRNWLKVGDWNGSAASWTVPLENVSRDGVDAAVVYVQDGSRDRPGPMRGAAFTSLQ
- a CDS encoding DUF2794 domain-containing protein; the encoded protein is MHMIPGDNDPVANRTTTGPAPAPVVSFNRIELSRILNLYGRMVADGEWRDYAIDFLRDRAVFSVFRRSSEMPIYRIEKDPKLTRKQGMYSVISATGMILRRGHELDRVLLVIDRKLAVV
- a CDS encoding GNAT family N-acetyltransferase, which gives rise to MTEISIRAATAADLPAITAIYEDAVLHGTATFEIDPPDLAEMTRRFETLANGGFPYFVGTDGDQVLGYAYAGPYRPRVAYRFTVEDSIYLAPAAQRRGIGGKLLAALIEACEAKGFRQMIAVIGDSANAGSIAVHGNAGFQMIGTHPDVGFKFGRWLDTVAMQRALGDGSGTLP
- a CDS encoding Bax inhibitor-1/YccA family protein; amino-acid sequence: MSDLDRNYASPFGRAATRDTAAVDAGLRSYMLRIYNYMTIGLAITGFAALGVYMGAVTDASNAVARVGSTHLSAFGYYMFASPLKWVFIAAPLVMVFAISFGINRLKPATAQLLFWVFAALMGVSLSSIFLVYTHTSIVRVFFITAASFGALSLYGYTTKRDMTGMGSFLLMGLFGIIIASIVNIFVASSMLQFVVSVVGVLIFAGLTAYDTQRLKNDYIYGYASQGGDIAERAAITGALSLYLNFINLFTLLLQLLGQRE